Proteins encoded within one genomic window of Paramisgurnus dabryanus chromosome 11, PD_genome_1.1, whole genome shotgun sequence:
- the LOC135730327 gene encoding uncharacterized protein, giving the protein MKSVFISLLLVSWLTLETCQDMTDAYYDIEYITADYDYVPVTRVPVPPNITVYHQVDDREHVIVMCTFESGIHWFGWSSCELSVKTEHNYTLDKIRNRDDVNLFVVTVNPPVSFTCMCMTTFNENITYSEAYIFDQSGNLNIQVRKGSDHHGEGVSLVYIGFVSFITLGLIIMIAAVILTTIKSNTKGASPNITVINNDYEDA; this is encoded by the exons ATGAAGTCTGTCTTTATTTCTCTTTTGTTGGTCAGTTGGTTAACTTTAG AGACATGTCAAGATATGACAGATGCATATTAT GATATCGAATATATAACTGCTGACTATGATTATGTACCAGTGACAA GAGTCCCGGTGCCTCCGAATATTACAGTGTACCATCAGGTGGACGACAGAGAACATGTGATAGTGATGTGCACATTTGAAAGTGGGATTCATTGGTTTGGCTGGAGCTCTTGTGAGCTATCTGTGAAAACTGAACATAACTACACCCTGGATAAAATTAGAAACAGAGATGATGTGAATTTATTTGTGGTCACAGTGAACCCACCTGTTTCCTTTACCTGTATGTGTATGACTACATTTAATGAAAACATCACATACAGTGAGGCTTACATTTTCGATCAATCTGGCAACTTGAATATTCAAGTTCGTAAGGGCTCAG ATCATCATGGGGAAGGAGTTTCTTTAGTCTACATAGGTTTTGTCTCTTTCATCACTCTTGGCCTCATCATCATGATTGCTGCAGTGATATTGACCACCATTAAGAGCAATACTAAAG GAGCCTCGCCCAACATCACAGTTATCAACAATGACTATGAGGATGCATAA